CCAGCTCAACGACGCCTTCATCGCGGCCACGCCCGTGGAGAGCAGCAAGGCGCTGCCCGCGCCGGTGCTCGTCACCCCGGACGAGGTGCGCACGGGCGGTCCCCGGGCCGCGGCGCTCGAGGGTGTGCTGGTGGAGGTCAACGACGTCTTCGTGACGAAGGTGGACTCCGGCTTCGGCGAGTTCGTCGTCGACACCACGAAGGGCTCGGACCCCGCGGCCAAGGGCCTCGCCGTGGATGACTACTTCTACAAGCCCTCGCCCCTGCCGGCGGTGGGCACGGAGTTCCACCGGGTCCGCGGCATCCTGAACTGGCGCAACAATGCCTCCAAGCTGGAGCCGGTTGGCGCCAATGATCTGCTCGGACCGCAGCCGGCGCTCGTCGCCTTCGGCTCGACCTCCGAGCAGTTCATCCGCTTGGGTTCCACCTGTGACGCCGGCTGCTCCATCATTGGCGCGACGAAGCTGCGGGTGACCATTGCCAGCACCTACGGCGATGACGTGGTGGTCGATGTCGCCTCCACCGACCGGGGCGTGCTGGAGGTGGCCGGTACCGGCAAGGTGGTCATCCCCGCCGGGCAGACCAGCGCCGAGGTGAAGCTCATCCCGAGGGCCAGGTCCGCGGGCGTGAAGCTGCTCGCGTCGCTGCGCGGCGTGGACCTGGAGAGCACGGTGCGCGTGCTGGCCATCGACGAGGCGGCCACGCTCAAGGCGCTCACGCCCGACCCGGTCGTCACCGCGCCGGGCTTCGAGGCGACGCTCACCGCCACCCTGGACATCCCCGCGCCCACGGGGACCTCTGTCGACGTCATCGTGACGCCGGCGACGCTCGGGACGGTGGCGTCCCTGCCGTTGAGCGTCACGCCGGACGCCACCTCGGTCCGTTTCACCTTCCTCGCCAGCCGGGATGCGGCCCTCACGGACACGGGAACCATCACGGTCAAGCTGGGCGCCAGCGAGGTGTCGTCCCAGGTCAGCTTCACCGATGCCCTTCCGAAGGTGGAGAGCATCTCCCCGACCCCGGTCACCGTCTTCCAGGGCACGACCCAGACGTTCACGGTGACGCTGGACAAGGTGGCGGAGGGTGACATGGTGGTGAAGCTCGCGGTGGTGCCTCCCACGGGCAGCACGGCGGCCTTCGGGACGCTCCCCGACACGATGGTGGTGCCCATGGGCAGCAAGTCGGGCACCTTCGTCTTCACCGCGGACGCGGCGGGCACGGGCACGGGCGGTGTGAAGGCTTCGCTCGGAACCTCGGAGCGTACCGCCAGCGTGACGGTGCGCGCGCCGTACCCGAAGATCGTCTCCATCAGCCCGACCACGGCCAGGCTGATCCCCCATGCGTCGCGCAAGTTCACCGTGACGCTCGACAAGAACGCCGAGGCCGGTGGGTTCATCGTGACGCTCGCCCTCACGCCGTCCACGATCGGCTCGGTCCCCGCGACCGTCACCATCCCCGTGGACACCAAGACGGCCGAGGTGACGTTCAAGGCGGGCCCGTCGGACATGACCGGCAAGCTCGAGGCCTCCAACGACCTGGCCCCGGGCAGCTCGGTCTCGGCGGACATCGTCGTGGAGTCGCTGCCCCCGCACCTGGTCATCAGCGAGTTCGCTCCGCAGGGCACGGGCGCCACGGGCACGGGCACCGTCGCCACCAATGAGTTCATCGAGCTCTACAACCCGACCAGCGAAGAGGTGGACCTGGCGGGCTGGGTGGTCCAGTACAAGAGCGCCACGGGCACGAGCTACTCGGGCTCGTTCCCGCTGCCCGCGGGAGCGAAGATCGCCTCCCATGGCTACTACCTGGTGGTCTCGGGCGGCTACCTGGGGACCGTGACGGGTGACGCGAACTACGTCACCGCGCTCTCCATGGCCGCGGGAGCGACCGGTGGTGGTCACGTGCGTCTGGGCAAGCCGGGGACTACCTCGGCGATCGATGATCCGCTGGTGGTGGACACGGTGGGCTACGGGATTGGCAACTCTCCCGAGGGTGTCGCCATCACCCCGATGGCCGCCGTGGCCGGCAGCTTCGAGCGCAAGGCACTCGTCACCTCGACCGTCGACACGATGGCCGCGGGTGGGGCCGACGCGGCGAAGGGCAACGGCTACGACTCCAACGACAACTCGGTGGACTTCGTGCTGCGTGCCACGCGCGATCCGCAGAACTCGGCGAGCCCGACCGAGCAGCCCTGACGGATGCGGGCCCTGTCCGCCTCCTCCGGGGGGCGGGCGGGGCCGGTGAAGTCCCAACGCCCTCCGTGTCACGCAGTCCGGGTGACGCGGGGGGCGTTGCCGTTTCAGCGCGTGACGGTGCCTTCCACCAGCAACTGCGCCAGGGTCGTGAGCGTGGCGTCGTACGTCACCGACTCGCGGAACAGGTTCTGGTGCAGCACCGCGCCGATGAAGCCGCCGATGATGCTGTGCGCGGCCTGACCCGCGTCCACGTCCAGGCGGAACTCCTTCGTCTTGTTCTGGCCGTAGCGGATGATGTTCTCCGCCGCCGCGACGTAGATGCCCAGCTTCTCCCGGATGGCCTCGGCCACCCGGTCGTTGTTCTCCGCGGACTCCGCCGACACCATCCCGAAGAAGATGCCGTACTCGCGGTGGTAGCGCAGGAACTGCTGCGTGCGCTCCATGAACGTCTTGAGCTGCACGCGCGCCGGATGCGTGCGGTGCTCGCTCAGCACTTCCTGGAACTCGGCCATGTAGCGCCCGTGCAGCTCGTCGATGGCCGCCAGCAGCAGATCCTCCTTCGTCGGGAAGTGCCAGTAGAGCGCCCCCGGGGTCATCCGGATGGCCTTGGCCAGCTGCGCCATCGTCGTCGCGAGGATTCCCCGTCGCGCGAACAGCGTGATGGCCGCCTCCAGGATCTCCACTCGCGTCCGAGCCGCGCGCTCCTGCTTGATCTCCCGTTTCGCCGCTGCCTTACGCATCTGGCCAGGCATCCTACCCAGCCCCGGCCAGTTGCGACACGGCTCGCGTCACGCCAGGAGCGTCACCTTGACGATTTCCGGCGGGGCGGCCACCCGCAGAGGCGGGCCCCAGAAGCCCGTGCCCCGGCTCACGTAGATGTGGCTGTCTCCCTCGCGGAACAGGCCCGCGTCGTGCTCCCACATGGCGGACACCACCAGGTTGAAGGGGAAGAACTGCCCCCCGTGCGTGTGCCCGGACAGCTGCAGCCCCATGCCCGCCTTCAGCGCGTGCTCGCGCCAGCCCGCCGGTTGGTGCGCGAGCAGCACCGAGGCGCGCGAGGGGTCCCTCCCCGCCGTGGCCGCCGACAGATCATAGCCGCGCTCGGGGAAACCGGAGCGTTGGGCGCTCCAGTCGTCCACGCCCACCAGGTCGAACGAGGCCCCCGGCTCGCCGATGCGCACGTGGCGGTTGCGCAGCACCGTCACGCCCATGCGCGTGAGCGCCTCGGCCCACTCCTCGTCACCCGAGTAGTACTCGTGGTTGCCGGTGACGAAGTACGTGCCGTGCCGCGAGCGCAGGTTGCCCAGTGCGCCCACCCCGTGCGCCAGCTGCGCCACCCGGCCGTCCACCAGGTCTCCCGTGATGCACACCAGGTCGCCCTTGAGGGCGTTGCACTGCGCCACCACCGCGTCCATGAAGCGGCGCTGGATGAGTGGCCCCACGTGCACGTCGCTCAGCTGGATGATGCTGAAGCCGTCCAGCGCCTTGGGCAGGCCGGGCAGCTTCACCGCCACCTCGTTCACCACCGGCGGGTGGAAGGCGCGCCACGTGCCATAGCCGACCATGCCTCCGGTGGCCGCCAGCGCCGCCCCCGCCGTCGTCCGGGCGAGGAACTGCCGCCGCGCTTCATCCACCACCGGGTCCACCACCGGCGCCACGGGGGCCTTCGCCACGCGGCGGCGCTTCAGCCAGCCGGTCAGCGTGCGCAGGCCCCCCAGCGACAGCACCGCCAGCAGCAGGTAGATGGCCACGCTCATCCAGAACCAGTTGAGCTGGGAGAGGACGGACGCCGTCTCCCCGGGCAGCAGGCGGGGCACGAACCACCAGCTCGTCATGAGCGTGGCCAGCAGCCCCATCAACACCACGCCGGCCCGCCGCCAGTGGGGGTGCTTCGCCGTGTCCCGGAAGAGCCGGCGGTACAGGTAGACGTGCCCGAGCACCACGAGCAGGGACATGGTGCCGAAGATGATGAGGGATTGAAGCGTGAAGCGCATGAGGGTTCCAATACTCACCGGCGCCGCGCGCGCCGCAACCCCATCGTACGTGAAGAAACGTGAAGCCGCGCCCTCACCCCAGCATCGCGCGGAGGGCGCCGGGCAGCTCGGGGTGCTGGAAGTGGTAGCCCGCCTCGAGCGCGCGCCGGGGCAGCACCCGCTGGCCTCCCAGCACGGCCTCGGACATGTCCCCCATCACCACCTTCAGCGCGAAGCCGGGCACGGGCAGCACCGCCGGCCGGTGGAGCGCCGCCCCCAGGGCCCGCGCGAAGTCCGCGTTCGTCACCGGCTCCGGTGCCGTCACGTTCATCGGGCCCTTGAGCTCCGGGTGCTCCAGCGCGAAGAGCAGCAGGCCCAGCGTGTCCTCCCGGTCCACCCAACTCAGGTACTGCTGCCCCGAGCCCATCCTCCCGCCCATGCCCAGGCGGAAGAGGGGCAGCATCTGTTGGAGCGCGCCGCCTTCCGGGTGCACCACCACGCCGATGCGCGCCAGCACCGTGCGGATGCCCGCCTCGGCGGCCCGCTGCGCCTCGGCCTCCCAGGCCCGGCACACCTGGGCGAGGAAGTCGTCCCCGGGGGCGCTGCTCTCCGTGAGCGGCTCCGCGCCCCGGTCTCCGTAGTAGCCGATGGCCGAGGCCGACACGAAGTGCCGCACCGTGCCCGCCGCCCGCATGGCCTCCACCAGCAGCCGCGTGCCCACCACCCGGCTGTCGCGGATGCGCTGGCGCGCGCTCTGCGTCCACCGCTGCGCCACCGGCTCGCCCGCCAGGTGCACCACCGCGTCGGCTCCCCCCAGCGCGTCCGGGGACAGCGGCGTGGCCGCGTCGAAGAAAGCGCCACTCACGCCCGCGGGCAGCCCGCTCAGCGTGCGCTCCACGTTGCGCGCCAGCACGTGCACCGTGTGGCCCTTCTCCATCAACCGCTGGACGAAGAGCGGGCCGAGGAAGCCACTGGCTCCAGTGAGGGCGACCTTCATGGGTGGCGCTCCTCGGGAATCTCCCGGCCGAGCAGGCTACCGAGCGTCTGGAAGAAAGCCCGCTGATCCTCGTCCTTCATGCGGCCCGAGTACCGGTAGACGAGCGTCCCCTGTCCGTCCAGCAGCAACACCGAGGACGTCTTGGTGGGCAGGCTCCACGGCGCCGTCCCCAGCGTGCCCTTCAAGTCCACCAGGATGGGAATGCCCCACTTCTTCTCCTCGTCGCGCACGTAGGACAGCGCGATGCCCCGGGCGGGGAAGAAGTCGAACGACTCCAGGTTGGCCACCGCCACCACGAACGCCGCGTCCAGCAGTCCCAGCTCCTGGCCCCGGGAGAAGAGGGCCTCCTTCAAGGACGAGTTGAGTGTCGTGGAGTGGCGATCCTCATAAAAAAGAATGACGGGTTTTCCCCGCCATCTCGAGATTGCCACTTCCTTTCCGTTGGAACCCCGCAAGGTTGCGTCCATTGGACCAACCTGTGGCTCGGCGGCGGCGAGAGATGGACTCGCGACCAACAGAGCAGCCGTCAGCATGCCAGCAATCCGTGCAGTCATCGGGGCCTCCTGTGAACGAAGCTTGTACGAACCTTGAACATAGCCTTGACAGAGCCTGGACGCAAAGGTTACCTCCAGCACAGAAGTCACTCATCCGCCGGGAGGAAGGTTGTATGGGGCTCACGCCCTTCACCGTTGCAGCGCCCATGCCGGCTCCCTCGGTGGAGCAGGCGTGGCTGCAGCTGGTGCAGGCCCGGGTGGATGCGTCGCTGACGGAGCTGCTGGAGCTGCCGGACGAGTCCAGGTTGGACATTCGTTGGACGCAGGCGCTCGGACATGTCCGCGAGTACGTGTCGCGCCCCACCTGGCGGGTGCGCCCGGCGCTGCTGCTGGCGGGCTACTGCCTGGCGCGGGGCTCGGCGTCCGTGCCGGCCGGGCTGTGGCGCTTCGCCGCGGGGCTGGAGCTGCTGCACGCCTGCATGGCCATCCATGACGACACGGCGGAGCAGTCGGTGCTGCGGCGCGGAGGGCTGACGCTGCACCACCAGCTGGCGCCGGGCGCCACCGGTCAGCACCTGTCCGTGGTGGTGGGGGATCATCTCTTCGCCCGCGCCATGGAGACGCTGCTGGGCTCGGAGCTGCCGGGGGCCACGCAGGCCAGCCAGTACTACCTGAAGCTGTGCCGCTACTCGGCGGTGGGGCGCTACGTGGAGCTGCAGCGGGGCGGCGCGTGTCTGAGCGCCGGGGGCGTGCTCCAGGCCTGGCGTCTGGCGCGTTTGCGGATGGTGCGCGAGGGCCTGGCCCCGGCCCTGGTGTGCGGGGCGATGCTGGCCGGAGCGGATGCGGAGCTGCGGCTGCGGCTGGCGCGCGTGGGCTGCCACGTGGGGCTCGCCTACGAGCTGCGCGAGGAGTTGCTGGGCCTCTTCGGGGAGGCGCGCGTCGGCGTCCGGGCCCCGCGGTGCGACTTCCTCCGGGGCCGGCGCACCTTCCCGGTGGTGGCGGCCTGGTCCCGGGCGCTTCCCGAGGCGCGCCGGGAGCTGGAGACGCTGTGGAGCCTGCCCACGGAGCGCCGGGACGAGCCCGCGCTCGGGCGGATGCGCCGGCTGGTGGAGGAGAGCGGGGGACGCAGCGCCACCGAGCACCTGGTGACACGGGCGACGCACGGCGCGGTGCGCGCGCTCGCGGAGCTGCCCAACCCCAATGGTCTGCGCGAGCTGGTGCAGGCCCTCATCGGCCAGCTGGCCCAGCGCATCGTTTGAGAGGAGCCGTATCGTGAGCCGTGGCAAACGACAGGCGGTGGTGGTGGGCGCGGGCGTCGGCGGGCTCGCGGCCGCGGCCCGGCTGGCCCACCAGGGTTTCGAGGTGCAGCTGTTCGAGAAGACAGACGGCCCCGGCGGACGCTGCAACCGCCTCCAGGTGGACGGCTTCACCTGGGACATCGGCCCCACCATCGTCCTCATGCCCGAGGTGTTCCAGGAGACGTTCGCCTCGCTCGGCCGGCGCATGGAGGACTACCTCACGCTGCTGCGGTGTGACCCGAACTACCGCATCCACTACCGCGACGGCTCGGACATCACCTTCACCTCCGAGCTGTGCGCCATGGGGCGCGAGTTGGAACGGATAGAGCCCGGCAGCTACGCGCGCTACCTGGCCTTCCTCGCGCAGGGCCGCACCCAGTACCGCACCAGCCTGGATCACCTGGTGGGCCGCAACTACGCGGGCATCTCCGACTACTTCGCGCCCTCGGTGCTGAAGAAGATTTTCCAGGTGCGCGCCCACCGCCGCATGTACGCGGACGTCAGCCGCTTCTTCCAGGACGAGCGGCTGCGCGCGGCGATGACCTTCCAGACGATGTACCTGGGCGTGTCGCCCTTCGCCTCGCCGGCGGTGTATGGCCTCCTGCCCTTCACGGAGCTGGGCGTGGGCGTGTGGTTCCCCAAGGGGGGCCTGTACGCGATTCCCCTCGCGCTGGAGAAGGTGGCGCGCGAGGAGGGCGTGCGGCTGCACTACGGCACGCCCGTCAAGCGCATCCTCACCGGCGGCTCGCGCGCGGTGGGCGTGCAGCTCGAGGACGGGCAGGTGGTGAAGGCGGACGTGGTGCTCTGTAACGCGGATTTGCCCTACGCGTACGAGAAGCTGTTGGACCCGGGCGTCACCCGGCTCAAGCGCGCGGAGAAGCTCCGCTACACGTCCAGCGGTTACATGCTCTACCTGGGACTCAAGCGCCGCTACGAGGGGCTGAACCACCACAACGTGATCTTCGGCAACGACTACAAGGGCTCGTTCGACGACATCTTCGAGCGCTTCCGCGTCCCCGAGGATCCGAGCTTCTACGTCAACGCTCCGGCCCACACGGACCCGAGCCTCGCGCCGCCGGGCAAGGACTCGCTCTACGTCCTGGTGCCGGTGCCGCACCAGCACCCGGGGTTGGACTGGAAGGTGGAGGGCCCGAAGGTGAGGGCCAAGGTGTTCCGGCGCCTGGCCGAGCTGGGCTACCCGGACCTGGAGCGGGACATCGAAGTGGAGCGCGTCTACACGCCGGATGACTGGGCGTCCACGTTCAACCTGGCCCGGGGAAGTGCTTTCGGGCTGGCGCAGAACTTCTTTCAGATTGGCCCCTTCCGCCCCGCCAACCAGGATGCACGGGTGCGGAACCTGTTCTTCGTAGGGGCTTCCACCCAGCCGGGCACCGGTCTTCCCACGGTGCTCATCTCCGCGCGGCTGGTGGTGGAGCGCATCCTGGCGTGGTCGGGCGCGGCGGATGTGGTGAAGGAGCCCGGTAGTGACGGGCGCGGAGCAATCGAGGAGGCGGCATGAAGAAGTCGGACAACACCCTGGTGGTACGTGGTTACGAGATGGCGGAGCGCGTGACGCGTTTTCACGCCAAGAGCTTCTTCTTCGCTTCCTTCATGCTCTTCGGGATGCGGCGCAAGGCGGCCTTCGCGCTCTATGCCTACTGCCGGCGCCTGGACGACATGGTGGACGTGGCGGATGGCGCGGACCGGGGTGCGGTGCCCGAGGACCTGGGCGAGCGGTTGATCCGCGCGCGCCGGGCCGTGGCCGAGCTCTTCGTGGACTCGCCGGAGCTGGGAGACCCGCGCATGCCTCCGCCCGCCACGCGCGCCAGCGGGGGTGATGGCCCGTGGGACCCGGCCGAGTTCGCCGCGCTCCAGGACGTCATCCGCCGCTTCCGCGTCCCCGAGCAGCCCATGCAGGACCTCATCTCCGGCATGGAGATGGACCTGACGAAGCGCCGCTACGAGAGCTGGGCCGAGCTGGACCTGTACTGCTACCGGGTGGCCGGCGTGGTGGGGCTGATGATGGCGCCCATGCTCGGGTGCTCGGCGGAGTGGGCGCTCGGGCCGGCGGCGGACCTGGGCCGCGCCATGCAGCTCACCAACATCCTCCGGGACGTGAAGGAGGACCTGGACCGCGACCGCGTCTACCTGCCGCGAGAGGAGCTGGCGGCCTTTGGCCTCACGGTGGACGACCTGCGCGCGGGCGTGGTGGATGACCGGTGGCGCGGCTTCATGCGCTTCCAGATCGACCGGGCGCGCGCCTACTACGCGCGGGCGGCGGCGGGCATCCCCGCGCTCACCGGCTTCGGCTGCCAGCGCATGGTGAAGCTGATGGGCTCCATCTACGGGGACATCCTGCGCGTCATCGAGCAGAACGACTACGACGTCTTCAAGGGCCGGCTGTCGGTGCCGGGCAAGCGCAAGCTGGCGTTGGCCTCCACCATCCTGGTGCGGCCGGCGGCGGTGCTGCCCGCGCCGCCGACGCCCGAGGTGTCGGTGCCCCTGCTGCCCAGGGGGGTCACCACGGGAGTGCGGTTATGAGCGACGACAAAGTACAAACGTTGAAGGTGAAGCGCTCCTCGCGCCTGTCGGGTTTCTACCGGCAGACGCCGGAGAGCCGCCGGACCCGGTTGGTGGAGTCGCGCTGGCTGGCGCCGGAGGAGGCCGAGGCGTGCGCGGGCCTGGGTGGTTTCGACGAGGCCTGCGCGGACGCCATGGTGGAGAACGTCATCGGCCTGCACGGCCTGCCGCTGGGCGTGGCGCTCAACTTCGTGGTGAACGCGCAGGACCGGCTGCTGCCCATGGCGGTGGAGGAGCCCTCCATCATCGCCGCGGCCAGCTACGCCGCGCGCCTGTGCGCCGAGGGAGGGGGCTTCTCCGTGTCGTGGGACGAGCCCATCACCACCGCCCAGGTGCAGCTGCTGGAGGTGCCCTCGCTGACGGCGGCCGAGACCGTGCTGCGTACGCGCGCGCCGGAGCTGCTGGCCGAGGCCAACGCCTGCATGGGCGCCATGTGCGCCCGGGGCGGCGGGGCGCGGGAGCTGGAGGTGCGCGTGCTGGACGCCACCACGCTCGTCGTCCACGTGCATGTGGACACCCGGGACGCCATGGGGGCCAACCTCGTCAACGGCCTGGCCGAGCGGATGGCTCCCCGGCTCGCGGCGCTCACCGGCGGCCGGGTGGGGCTCAAGATTCTCACCAACCTGGCGGATCGCCGGAAGGTGTACGTGCGCACGACGGTGCCGGCGTCGGCGCTGGCCTCCGAGGGCTTCCCCGATGGCACGGCGGTGCGTGACGCCATCCTCGAGGCCCAGCTCTTCGCGGAGATGGATCCATACCGGGCCGTCACCCACAACAAGGGCGTGATGAACGGGGTGGACGCGGTGCTGGTGGCGTGCGGCAACGACTGGCGCGCGGTGGAGGCGGGGGCGCATGCGTACGCGGCGCGCTCGGGCGTGTACCGGCCGCTCACCTCATGGAAGCAGGGTCCGGCGGGCGAGCTGGTGGGCCTGCTGGAGATGCCCCTGGCCACGTCCACGGTGGGCGGCGCGGCGCGGAGCCATCCGGGCGTGCAGCGGGCACTGAAGCTGGCGCGGGTGACGAGCGCGGTGGACCTGGCGGGCGTGGCCGCGGCGGCGGGACTGGCCACCAACCTGGCGGCGCTCAAGGCGCTGTCCACCGAGGGCATCCAGAAGGGCCACATGGCGCTGCACGCGCGGCGCGTGGCCGCGGAGGCGGGCGCCCAGGGCGAGCTGGTGGAGATCGTCGCCGAGCGGCTGGCGCGCGAGCGTGTCTACCGGCCCGAGCGTGCACGGGAGATCCTCGCCGAGGAGGCCGGGCGCAAGGGGACCGTGCGATGAAGACGATGCGTGTCGCGGTGGTGGGCGGCGGAATCGGGGGGCTGACGGCCGCCGGGCTCCTGGCGAAGGAGGGCCACGACGTCACGCTCTTCGAGGGAAGCCCCTCCCTCGGAGGAAAAGCGCAGTGCGTGCGGGTGGACGGGCTCCGGCTGGACACCGGACCCACGCTGCTCACGCTGCCGGACGTGGTCAAGGGGCTGTTCGAGCGATTGGGTGGTGCGGATCTGTTGCCGCCCATCTCCGAGCTGGAGCCCCAGTGCACCTACCGCTTCGCGGACGGGTGCGGTTTCGTGGCGTACAAGGACCTGGAGCGCACGGCCCAGAGCGCGGGCGAGCTGCGGCCGAGTGAGCGTCACGGCGTGCATGGCTTCTACGCGGAGGCCGAGGCCATCTGGCGCGCCGCGGGCGAGCCGTACCTGGAGGCGCCCTTCGAGGGCATGGCCGGCTTCATGACGCGGGTGGCGCGGCGGGGCGTGACGGCGATGGCCAAGGGGATGAAGCTGGCCACGCTGGACGAGCTGGCGCGGGCCCACTTCAAGACGGACCACATGCAACAGTTCGCCGGCCGCTTCGCCACGTACGCGGGGGCCTCGCCCTACGAGGCGAGCGCGGCCTACGCCCTCATTCCCCACATCGAGCGCGCGTATGGCGTGCACCACGTGCGGGGCGGCATCGGCGCGCTGGTGGACGCGCTGGGCGCGGCGGTGAAGCGCCAGGGCGTGAAGGTGCACCTCAACGTGCGGGTGGGCTACACGCGCGACGCGCGGGGCTACCGGGTGGGGCCTCCGGGCGGCGAGGAGCGCTTCGACTCGGTGGTGGTGAACGCGGACCCGCTGGACACGCTGGGGCGGGGAAGCGAGCCGCTGTCGCTGTCGGGCTACGTGCTGCTGCTGGAGGTGGATGGCCGCCCCGCGCTGCCGCACCACACCGTGCTCTTCGGCCGGGACTACCGCCGCGAGTTCGACGAGCTCTTCGGGGGCCAGCTGGCCAATGACCCGACGGTGTACTTCTGCAACCCCTCGGCGACGGACCCGACGGTGGCGCCGCCGGACAAGACGGGCCTCTTCGTCATGGTGAATGCCCCGGCGCTGCCTCGCGAGCCGGGGGCGTATGCGCAGGCGGCGGCCGCGTGGGAGCTGCAGGCCGAGCGGGTGAAGACGCAGATGTTCGACAAGCTGCTGGCGCACTACCCGGAGCTGCGCGGGCGCATGCGGGTGGTGGGGCAGCGTACGCCGGTGGACCTGGCGGCCCTGGGGGCGCCGGGCGGCTCCATCTACGGCTTCCTGCCGCACGGGAAGTTCGGCCCGTTCCGCCGTCCGCGCATCCGGGGGGGGACGCCGGGGCTCTTCTTCGCGGGCGGAGGCACGCACCCGGGCGGCGGGGTTCCGCTGGTGATGCTGTCGGGCCGCTTCGCCGCGGAGATGGCGTCCGAGCACCTGCGGAGGAGCGCATGAGGCGCCTGGAGCTCGCCGTCCCGGGGACGTCGAAGGGGTACGCCTGGCGGGACGCGCTGCCGGCGCTGCCGGACACCTCGGGGGCGTACCGCTGGTTCTACGCCGACGTGACGGCGGGCGAGTACAGCGCGGTGTGCATCTTCATGGTGGGCTCGCTCTTCTCTCCACGCTACTCGGCGGGGGTGAAGCGGGGCGCGCTGCCGCTGGAGCACTGCGCGGTGAACTTCGCGCTGTACCACCGGAGCACGCGCCGGTGCTGGGTGCTGAGCGAGTACCCGCACGCGGCGGTGCGGGTGCAGCGGGGAGGGCGTGCGCTGAGCATCGGCCGCTCGCTGCTGGAGTACGGGCTGGACGGCACGGTGCGCATGGAGGTGGAGGAGCGGTGCGCGCCCTTCGGTGGGCCGCTGCGGGCGCGGCTGGAGCTGGAGCCCCAGGTGACGGCGGCGGACGAGGTGCAGCTGGTGCCGGGGCTGCCGCACTATTGGCGGGCACTGGCGCCCCGGGCGAAGGCGCGGCTGGAAGTGTCCTCCGAGGGCGTGGTGGCGGAGGGAATCGGCTACCACGACACCAACCATGGCGAGGAGCTGCTGGGCGCGCGGTTGCCGGGGTGGCACTGGGCGCGGGTGCACGGGCCGGAGGAGACGGTGGTGGACTACCACCTGCCGGGCGGGGTGGCGCCGCTGCGGGTGACGGCGGGCGCGTTGGGCACGAAGTCCGAGCGGAGGCCGCTGCTGGCGGAGGCGCGCGACACGAGCCTGACGGGCTGGGGCCTGCGCGTGCCGGCGCGGCTGTACGCGGGCAACGAGGCGGTGGGCGAGCCGCGGCTGTTGGAGTCCTCGCCCTTCTACGCACGGGTGGAGGCGCGGCGGGACGGGGTGGACGTGATGGGGGAGGTGGCGGACTTCCGCCGTTTCCACTCGCCCTTCATCCGGTGGATGGCGCACTTCCGCACGCGCGTGGAGCGTGGGGCATGAAGGCGCTGGTGGCCATGGGCCTGGGGTGGGTGGTGCTCGCGGGAGGCTTCAGCGCGGTGGCGCTGGGGCGCCTGCTGAGCCAGCGCCGCCGTGCGCCCGGGTCCACGCGGGTGCCGGTGCTGCTGCTGCGGCCGGTGGACGCGCCCACGGAGCGGGAGTTGGAGAACCTGTCGAGGCCCATCGACTACGCGGGGCCGCTGACGCACGTGGTGCTCTCGCCCCAGCGGCCGCGGCTGCCCGAGGACATGCTGTGGCTGCGCAGCGAGCCGGTGGCGCCGAACCGGAAGGTGGGGCACCTGCTGTACGCGCTGGAGAAGCTGCCGCGGGACGGGCGGGTGGTGCTGGTGGTGGACGCGGACGTGGCGGTGACGGGCGCGCTGGTGGAGGGCCTGGCGGCACCGGTGGAGGCGGGCGCGGCGCTGAGCACGGCGGTGCCGACGCCGGTGGGCGAGCGTTCGCTGGCGGACCGGGCGGTGGCGGGGCTGCTGCGCCGCACGCACCACAGCTTCCGGGCGCTGCACGTGATGAGCGCGGGGGCCAAGGCGGTGTGTGGCAAGGCGCTCGGGTTGGGCCCCCGGGCGATGGAGGAGCTGCGGGCGCTGGAGGACCACATCGGCGAGGACCTGGAGCTGTCCAAGCG
The sequence above is drawn from the Archangium gephyra genome and encodes:
- a CDS encoding TetR/AcrR family transcriptional regulator; its protein translation is MRKAAAKREIKQERAARTRVEILEAAITLFARRGILATTMAQLAKAIRMTPGALYWHFPTKEDLLLAAIDELHGRYMAEFQEVLSEHRTHPARVQLKTFMERTQQFLRYHREYGIFFGMVSAESAENNDRVAEAIREKLGIYVAAAENIIRYGQNKTKEFRLDVDAGQAAHSIIGGFIGAVLHQNLFRESVTYDATLTTLAQLLVEGTVTR
- a CDS encoding metallophosphoesterase, giving the protein MRFTLQSLIIFGTMSLLVVLGHVYLYRRLFRDTAKHPHWRRAGVVLMGLLATLMTSWWFVPRLLPGETASVLSQLNWFWMSVAIYLLLAVLSLGGLRTLTGWLKRRRVAKAPVAPVVDPVVDEARRQFLARTTAGAALAATGGMVGYGTWRAFHPPVVNEVAVKLPGLPKALDGFSIIQLSDVHVGPLIQRRFMDAVVAQCNALKGDLVCITGDLVDGRVAQLAHGVGALGNLRSRHGTYFVTGNHEYYSGDEEWAEALTRMGVTVLRNRHVRIGEPGASFDLVGVDDWSAQRSGFPERGYDLSAATAGRDPSRASVLLAHQPAGWREHALKAGMGLQLSGHTHGGQFFPFNLVVSAMWEHDAGLFREGDSHIYVSRGTGFWGPPLRVAAPPEIVKVTLLA
- a CDS encoding TIGR01777 family oxidoreductase, yielding MKVALTGASGFLGPLFVQRLMEKGHTVHVLARNVERTLSGLPAGVSGAFFDAATPLSPDALGGADAVVHLAGEPVAQRWTQSARQRIRDSRVVGTRLLVEAMRAAGTVRHFVSASAIGYYGDRGAEPLTESSAPGDDFLAQVCRAWEAEAQRAAEAGIRTVLARIGVVVHPEGGALQQMLPLFRLGMGGRMGSGQQYLSWVDREDTLGLLLFALEHPELKGPMNVTAPEPVTNADFARALGAALHRPAVLPVPGFALKVVMGDMSEAVLGGQRVLPRRALEAGYHFQHPELPGALRAMLG
- a CDS encoding polyprenyl synthetase family protein, with product MGLTPFTVAAPMPAPSVEQAWLQLVQARVDASLTELLELPDESRLDIRWTQALGHVREYVSRPTWRVRPALLLAGYCLARGSASVPAGLWRFAAGLELLHACMAIHDDTAEQSVLRRGGLTLHHQLAPGATGQHLSVVVGDHLFARAMETLLGSELPGATQASQYYLKLCRYSAVGRYVELQRGGACLSAGGVLQAWRLARLRMVREGLAPALVCGAMLAGADAELRLRLARVGCHVGLAYELREELLGLFGEARVGVRAPRCDFLRGRRTFPVVAAWSRALPEARRELETLWSLPTERRDEPALGRMRRLVEESGGRSATEHLVTRATHGAVRALAELPNPNGLRELVQALIGQLAQRIV
- a CDS encoding phytoene desaturase family protein, translated to MSRGKRQAVVVGAGVGGLAAAARLAHQGFEVQLFEKTDGPGGRCNRLQVDGFTWDIGPTIVLMPEVFQETFASLGRRMEDYLTLLRCDPNYRIHYRDGSDITFTSELCAMGRELERIEPGSYARYLAFLAQGRTQYRTSLDHLVGRNYAGISDYFAPSVLKKIFQVRAHRRMYADVSRFFQDERLRAAMTFQTMYLGVSPFASPAVYGLLPFTELGVGVWFPKGGLYAIPLALEKVAREEGVRLHYGTPVKRILTGGSRAVGVQLEDGQVVKADVVLCNADLPYAYEKLLDPGVTRLKRAEKLRYTSSGYMLYLGLKRRYEGLNHHNVIFGNDYKGSFDDIFERFRVPEDPSFYVNAPAHTDPSLAPPGKDSLYVLVPVPHQHPGLDWKVEGPKVRAKVFRRLAELGYPDLERDIEVERVYTPDDWASTFNLARGSAFGLAQNFFQIGPFRPANQDARVRNLFFVGASTQPGTGLPTVLISARLVVERILAWSGAADVVKEPGSDGRGAIEEAA